The following coding sequences lie in one Mycobacterium gordonae genomic window:
- a CDS encoding type B 50S ribosomal protein L31, with the protein MRSGIHPDYRPVVFQDATTGKTFLTRSTVTSSRTIDIETPEGIQTYPLVVVEVTCDSHPFWTGTRRLLDSAGQVEKFRRRYGSR; encoded by the coding sequence ATGAGAAGTGGCATCCACCCGGACTACCGCCCGGTGGTTTTTCAAGATGCGACTACCGGAAAGACTTTTCTGACGCGGTCGACTGTCACCAGTTCACGAACAATCGACATCGAGACGCCCGAGGGCATCCAGACGTATCCGCTTGTCGTGGTGGAAGTGACCTGCGATTCTCATCCGTTCTGGACGGGCACCCGGCGCTTGCTCGATTCGGCTGGTCAGGTGGAAAAATTCCGCCGCCGCTACGGGAGTCGATGA
- a CDS encoding YibE/F family protein produces the protein MAHTHSHSLGAGSSRAALGPTSAKIVVGLLAAIAASVVAGLAWLWPHQQHVDIPMPFQNSSGGAVTTEAGHVLSSQLGDCGSPSASQVLTTSAQPGMPGSGRCVLTMVTIDSGPNAGAYTAFEFTPGPGQPHLTAGDHIRITRQVDAGGATTYAFYDYERGWPLAALAIAFALVVVVVARWRGLLALVGIVVAFAVLVAFLLPALREGAPAVPVAVVASAVILYAVIYLAHGVSLRTSAALLGTLSSLFLAALLSWAAIDLTHLTGLSDEQNSDVAAYLGNVSIRGLLLAGFIIGSLGVLNDVTVTQSSTVFELAHLGGDSSRRAIFLGAIRVGRDHIASTVYTLVLAYAGSSLPLLLLFSVANRSLGDVMMSESIAIELARSAVGGIALALSVPLTTAIAVMLAKPGDPASATPAPSARPGSK, from the coding sequence GTGGCACACACGCATTCACACTCACTCGGCGCCGGCTCGAGCCGAGCCGCGCTCGGGCCGACATCGGCGAAGATCGTCGTTGGACTACTGGCAGCAATCGCCGCGTCGGTGGTGGCCGGCCTGGCGTGGCTGTGGCCGCACCAGCAGCATGTCGACATTCCGATGCCTTTCCAGAATTCGTCGGGTGGCGCTGTCACCACGGAGGCCGGACACGTGCTATCCAGCCAGCTGGGCGACTGTGGGAGCCCCTCAGCAAGTCAGGTGCTCACCACTTCGGCCCAGCCCGGCATGCCCGGTTCCGGACGGTGTGTGCTGACCATGGTCACAATCGATTCCGGACCAAACGCGGGCGCTTACACGGCATTTGAGTTCACCCCGGGTCCCGGTCAGCCCCACCTCACAGCGGGCGACCATATCCGGATCACGCGACAGGTCGACGCCGGAGGTGCGACCACTTATGCGTTCTACGACTACGAACGTGGCTGGCCGTTGGCGGCCCTGGCGATTGCGTTTGCGCTGGTCGTCGTCGTGGTCGCTCGCTGGCGGGGGCTACTGGCGCTGGTCGGTATCGTGGTGGCTTTCGCTGTGCTGGTGGCATTTCTGCTTCCGGCACTCCGAGAAGGCGCACCCGCAGTACCCGTAGCGGTGGTGGCGTCAGCGGTAATTCTCTACGCGGTGATCTATCTCGCGCATGGGGTGAGTCTGCGAACGAGCGCGGCCCTGCTGGGGACCCTGTCGTCGTTGTTCCTTGCCGCATTATTGTCCTGGGCCGCCATCGATCTGACCCACCTCACCGGCCTGTCCGACGAGCAGAACTCCGACGTCGCCGCCTATCTGGGCAACGTGTCGATCCGCGGATTACTGTTGGCCGGGTTCATCATCGGATCACTGGGCGTGCTCAACGACGTGACGGTCACCCAATCGTCGACGGTCTTCGAACTCGCACACCTGGGTGGAGACTCGTCGCGCCGCGCCATCTTCCTGGGCGCCATTCGAGTGGGCCGCGACCACATCGCCAGCACGGTGTACACGCTGGTGCTGGCCTACGCCGGGAGCTCGCTACCCCTGCTGCTGTTGTTCAGCGTCGCCAACAGATCATTGGGTGACGTGATGATGAGCGAGAGCATCGCCATCGAATTGGCCCGCTCTGCCGTGGGCGGGATCGCTCTGGCGCTCTCGGTGCCGCTGACCACGGCCATTGCGGTGATGCTAGCCAAACCCGGCGATCCTGCATCGGCCACGCCCGCTCCATCCGCCCGACCCGGCAGCAAATAG
- a CDS encoding CobW family GTP-binding protein — protein sequence MTTTDGRIPVTVLTGFLGSGKTTLLNRILRERHGRRIAVIENEFGEVGVDDALVLDAEEEVFEMNNGCICCTVRGDLIRILGALMRRKDRFDAIIIETTGLADPAPVAQTFFMDDVLRAQLRLDAIVTVVDAKHVLIHLDEVKPDGVENEAVEQIAFADRVVLNKQDLVDPGQIATVTERIRSINAAVVVLPAVQCDVDLADVLDVHAFDLEHVLAAEPDFLDPDNEHQHDASVSSVGIDIDGTVNVEKLNEWLGKLLAERGPDLFRSKGVLNLAGTDQRYVFQGVHMLHDGQLGAPWRQGESRRNRMIFIGRDLDRVELQESFRACLLDAPLPAAR from the coding sequence ATGACGACCACTGACGGACGTATTCCAGTCACGGTACTCACCGGATTCCTGGGATCTGGCAAGACAACTCTGCTCAACCGCATACTGCGAGAACGGCACGGCAGGCGTATCGCGGTGATCGAGAACGAATTCGGCGAGGTTGGGGTCGACGACGCCTTGGTGCTCGACGCGGAGGAGGAGGTGTTCGAGATGAACAACGGCTGCATCTGTTGCACTGTGCGCGGTGACCTCATTCGAATCCTCGGTGCACTCATGCGACGCAAGGACCGCTTCGACGCCATCATCATCGAGACCACGGGCCTCGCAGATCCCGCGCCTGTTGCACAGACCTTCTTCATGGACGACGTGCTGCGCGCACAGCTGCGCCTCGACGCGATCGTGACGGTTGTCGACGCGAAACATGTGCTGATCCACCTGGATGAGGTGAAGCCGGACGGAGTCGAAAATGAAGCGGTCGAACAGATCGCTTTCGCCGACCGGGTCGTACTTAACAAGCAGGACCTGGTCGACCCCGGGCAGATCGCCACCGTCACCGAGCGTATCCGCAGCATCAACGCCGCCGTGGTGGTGCTGCCCGCGGTGCAGTGTGACGTCGACCTGGCTGACGTACTCGACGTGCACGCGTTCGACCTGGAGCACGTCTTGGCGGCCGAGCCTGACTTCCTCGACCCCGACAACGAGCATCAGCATGACGCCTCCGTCAGCAGCGTAGGCATCGACATCGATGGCACAGTGAACGTCGAAAAGCTCAACGAATGGCTCGGAAAGCTGCTCGCCGAACGCGGCCCAGACTTGTTCCGCAGCAAGGGAGTATTGAATCTGGCCGGCACCGATCAGCGTTATGTGTTCCAAGGCGTGCACATGCTGCACGACGGTCAGCTTGGGGCGCCATGGCGGCAGGGTGAGTCCCGGCGCAACCGAATGATTTTCATCGGGCGAGATCTTGATCGCGTGGAGCTCCAAGAAAGTTTTCGCGCCTGCCTCTTGGATGCTCCCTTGCCGGCAGCGCGATGA
- a CDS encoding WD40 repeat domain-containing protein encodes MTTTSGAAVKEVLWQAELGEPVLGIGPLADTVIVGGSEGNILVSDADGRERLRLACDDFLLAMATSPDGSRLAVGGGQRLVLFDLSSGSVLADIPHQWCGCLAWATKTGDLAANDGRSVRVYTRDGQLRWTSPPLQSTVAGVAWMRADGRRLAAAAYQGVTIFEPGTNRTIAELAAPGAIAGIAVEPRGRWVVGGSQDATLHGWNVRDRSDFQMSGFPRRVSRLAFESAGRWMCCDSGDTVVFWDFSGRGPTGRHGLVAEWHNADVTALAWLPTDGLNPVLISGDAGGGVALWRLRPKSQPGGRIGPFWKTATGDPVEAVAAAGNRIFSGHRSGVVRCYDSGSSAGSR; translated from the coding sequence ATGACGACAACGTCGGGCGCCGCGGTGAAAGAGGTGCTATGGCAGGCCGAACTGGGCGAGCCGGTACTGGGAATCGGCCCACTTGCCGACACCGTGATCGTCGGGGGATCTGAGGGCAACATTCTCGTTTCAGATGCCGACGGCCGCGAGCGGCTGCGTCTGGCGTGTGATGACTTTCTCCTGGCCATGGCCACCAGCCCAGACGGGTCACGGCTCGCGGTCGGTGGCGGCCAACGTCTTGTGTTGTTCGACCTTTCGAGCGGGTCAGTGCTGGCCGACATACCCCATCAGTGGTGCGGCTGCCTGGCCTGGGCCACCAAGACCGGCGACCTCGCCGCCAACGACGGACGATCGGTGCGGGTGTACACCCGCGACGGCCAACTCCGCTGGACTTCCCCGCCGCTGCAGAGCACGGTGGCCGGAGTGGCCTGGATGCGCGCGGACGGCCGAAGGCTGGCGGCTGCCGCATACCAGGGCGTCACGATCTTCGAGCCAGGTACCAATCGGACAATTGCCGAGCTGGCCGCGCCGGGAGCAATCGCCGGGATAGCGGTCGAGCCCAGGGGGCGCTGGGTGGTCGGCGGCAGCCAGGACGCCACACTGCATGGCTGGAATGTGCGTGACCGCAGCGACTTTCAGATGAGCGGATTTCCCAGACGGGTGTCTCGGCTTGCGTTCGAATCCGCAGGCCGGTGGATGTGCTGCGACAGTGGCGACACTGTCGTCTTCTGGGATTTCTCCGGTCGCGGCCCCACCGGGCGGCATGGGCTCGTCGCCGAGTGGCACAACGCGGATGTCACCGCCCTGGCCTGGTTACCGACGGACGGTCTCAACCCGGTCCTGATCTCAGGTGACGCTGGCGGCGGCGTTGCCTTGTGGCGGCTTCGGCCGAAAAGTCAGCCAGGTGGGCGGATCGGCCCTTTCTGGAAAACGGCTACCGGTGACCCGGTCGAAGCGGTGGCGGCCGCCGGCAATCGCATCTTCTCCGGCCACCGCTCCGGAGTGGTGCGCTGCTATGACTCCGGCTCCTCGGCGGGAAGCCGCTAA
- a CDS encoding Fur family transcriptional regulator — MSAPPLRQRRRSTAKRQAVLDALSACDKFRSARQLYLEICQRQADLVALTTVYRILHALAEEQIAATQRAEDGEVLYRLHDGTEHAHYLLCRRCGHAVAFSPKSLEEHTDEFASQYHFADIAHYINFYGTCPGCREA; from the coding sequence ATGTCCGCGCCACCGTTAAGACAACGACGTCGAAGCACGGCAAAACGCCAAGCGGTTCTGGATGCGCTGAGCGCCTGCGACAAGTTCCGCAGCGCCCGACAGCTCTACCTCGAAATCTGCCAGCGCCAGGCGGACTTGGTTGCGTTGACTACGGTTTACCGGATCCTTCACGCGTTGGCCGAGGAGCAGATCGCCGCCACCCAACGTGCCGAGGATGGGGAAGTTCTCTACCGTCTGCACGACGGCACCGAGCACGCGCATTACCTGCTCTGTCGGCGTTGCGGACATGCGGTGGCATTCAGCCCCAAATCTCTGGAAGAACACACCGATGAATTCGCGTCTCAGTATCACTTCGCCGACATCGCTCACTACATCAATTTCTACGGGACGTGCCCGGGATGCCGCGAGGCTTGA
- a CDS encoding class I SAM-dependent methyltransferase: MLQSALSEAGEITEPIVDIGSGTGLSTMAVAESVPAVPIHAVEPSPAMRAVLMSRILTREDITNRVTVHAETAERFTLPDRIGAAVLFGVIGFLDPQAREHFWQNLRPRLTPQAPVLVEVMALEQPMEIPELMIAQQQVGNRRNEILISGEPAGVDAELWTMRYVVREGDSIVREFTSNYTWHTVGLAALAREAKAHDMTFQQVHPLIGVMHPR, translated from the coding sequence GTGCTGCAGTCGGCCCTGTCCGAAGCCGGCGAGATCACCGAGCCGATCGTTGATATCGGTTCTGGCACCGGACTTTCGACGATGGCGGTCGCAGAATCGGTGCCAGCTGTTCCAATCCACGCCGTCGAGCCTTCGCCTGCAATGCGCGCCGTGTTGATGTCGCGCATTCTCACCCGAGAAGACATAACCAACAGGGTGACCGTCCATGCAGAGACTGCTGAGCGCTTCACCCTGCCGGACCGAATCGGTGCCGCCGTGTTATTCGGGGTGATCGGTTTTCTCGACCCGCAAGCGCGAGAACACTTCTGGCAGAATCTGCGGCCACGACTGACGCCGCAGGCCCCAGTTCTCGTGGAGGTCATGGCCCTTGAGCAGCCCATGGAGATACCCGAGTTGATGATCGCTCAGCAGCAAGTCGGCAACCGCCGCAACGAGATACTGATTTCCGGCGAGCCTGCTGGTGTCGACGCAGAACTGTGGACCATGCGTTACGTGGTACGCGAAGGCGACTCGATCGTCAGGGAGTTCACCTCGAACTACACGTGGCACACCGTCGGTCTGGCCGCGCTCGCACGCGAAGCCAAAGCACACGACATGACCTTCCAACAGGTGCATCCCCTCATCGGCGTGATGCACCCGCGATGA